In Desulfurella sp., the following proteins share a genomic window:
- the tsf gene encoding translation elongation factor Ts, producing MEINAKLVKELRERTGAGMMDCKKALEQANGDIDKAIEKLREMGLASARKKSLRVANEGKIVSYIHAGGKIGVMVELNCETDFVANTDEFAQLAKDIAMHIAATNPLFVDKESVPQEVIEKERAFQKEQLIKSGKPENVLDKILEGKINKYLEEICVLDQPFVKNDMIKVRDLINNAIAKFGENIILRRFVRFKLGEE from the coding sequence ATGGAAATAAATGCAAAATTGGTTAAAGAATTAAGAGAACGCACTGGCGCTGGTATGATGGATTGTAAAAAGGCCCTTGAACAAGCAAATGGTGATATTGATAAAGCCATAGAAAAACTCAGAGAAATGGGGCTTGCAAGTGCAAGGAAAAAATCTCTCCGGGTTGCAAATGAAGGTAAAATAGTAAGCTACATTCATGCAGGTGGTAAAATTGGTGTAATGGTAGAATTGAATTGTGAAACAGATTTTGTAGCAAACACCGACGAGTTTGCCCAACTTGCAAAAGACATCGCAATGCATATTGCAGCTACAAATCCGCTTTTTGTTGACAAAGAAAGTGTTCCTCAAGAAGTAATTGAAAAAGAAAGAGCTTTTCAAAAGGAGCAGCTAATAAAAAGTGGCAAACCTGAAAATGTTCTTGATAAGATATTGGAAGGTAAAATTAACAAATACCTTGAGGAAATTTGCGTACTTGACCAACCTTTTGTAAAAAATGATATGATTAAAGTAAGAGATTTGATAAATAATGCCATAGCAAAATTTGGGGAAAATATTATACTTAGAAGATTTGTGAGATTTAAATTGGGAGAAGAATAA
- the pyrH gene encoding UMP kinase encodes MGKYVYNNILLKLSGEALLGELPFGIDDRMIKKISVEVKQVWEMGVSVSIVIGGGNIFRGIKGASLGMDRASADYMGMLATVINGLALQDSLEKLDVPTRVISAIEMRQISEPYIRRRALRHLEKGRVVIFVAGTGNPYFTTDTAAALRAMEMGAQVLLKATKVDGVYDKDPMVYENAKLIEEITYIQVLDQNLKVMDSTAISMCMEYKLPIIVLNINKEGILKSIIEGKKVGTLVS; translated from the coding sequence GTGGGCAAGTATGTTTATAATAATATTTTATTAAAACTCAGCGGGGAGGCTTTACTTGGGGAGCTTCCCTTTGGTATAGATGATAGAATGATCAAAAAGATATCTGTTGAAGTTAAACAAGTGTGGGAGATGGGGGTTAGTGTTTCGATTGTTATCGGTGGTGGAAATATTTTTAGAGGTATTAAAGGTGCATCTCTTGGAATGGATAGGGCGAGCGCAGACTACATGGGTATGCTTGCAACAGTAATAAATGGGCTTGCTTTACAGGATAGTTTAGAAAAGCTTGATGTACCAACGCGTGTTATAAGTGCAATAGAAATGAGGCAAATATCCGAGCCATATATTAGAAGAAGAGCCTTGAGGCACTTAGAAAAAGGCAGGGTAGTAATTTTTGTTGCAGGTACTGGAAATCCTTATTTTACGACAGATACAGCAGCTGCGCTCAGGGCAATGGAAATGGGTGCTCAAGTACTTTTAAAGGCTACAAAAGTTGATGGTGTTTATGATAAAGATCCTATGGTTTATGAAAACGCCAAATTAATAGAAGAAATTACATACATTCAGGTTCTTGATCAAAATTTAAAAGTTATGGATTCAACGGCAATATCTATGTGCATGGAGTATAAATTGCCTATTATTGTTTTAAATATTAACAAAGAAGGTATTTTAAAAAGCATAATAGAAGGCAAAAAGGTAGGTACATTAGTTAGTTAG
- the frr gene encoding ribosome recycling factor, protein MIDEVKPIASEMEKALLAYKHYVTSLKTGKAHSLLVENVLVESYEKKMPLKQVASISVPDATTIIIKPWDLSLLKAIEKAILKSNIGLTPNNDGKVVKINMPPLTEEDRKSIVKQLKQESEKYKVNIRNIRKKANTILKDLEKDKAISKDDLKKEEDEMQKLTDKYIKEIDNLFSLKEKEILSV, encoded by the coding sequence ATGATTGATGAAGTTAAACCAATTGCTTCTGAAATGGAAAAAGCTCTTTTAGCCTATAAACATTATGTTACATCTCTTAAAACAGGTAAAGCTCACAGTTTACTTGTTGAAAATGTTCTTGTGGAAAGTTACGAAAAAAAAATGCCGCTTAAGCAGGTCGCTTCTATTTCGGTTCCAGATGCTACAACAATAATTATCAAACCGTGGGATTTGAGTTTACTAAAAGCAATTGAAAAGGCAATTTTAAAGTCAAATATAGGATTGACACCAAATAATGATGGCAAAGTTGTTAAAATTAACATGCCACCACTAACCGAAGAAGATAGAAAAAGTATTGTAAAACAACTTAAGCAAGAGAGTGAAAAATATAAAGTAAACATTAGAAACATAAGGAAAAAAGCAAACACAATTTTAAAAGATTTAGAAAAAGATAAAGCCATATCCAAAGATGATCTAAAAAAAGAAGAAGATGAAATGCAGAAATTAACGGATAAATACATTAAAGAAATAGATAATTTATTTAGCTTAAAAGAAAAAGAGATTTTATCTGTTTAA
- a CDS encoding isoprenyl transferase translates to MNIPRHIAIIMDGNGRWANLQGNKRVYGHFIGSTIIDKIAKKAKELKIEYLTLYTFSTENWKRPQSEVNFLMKLLGIQIRKKSDFMMKENIKFNCIGDITKLPQKQQEAILNLQEKTKNNSDLTINFAINYGSYMEIIRACKNICMDFSLNKLNCDNIDENIFEQYLYTKDIPDVDLLIRTGGEKRISNFLLWQIAYAEIIFLDKYWPEFNEDDLEYCIKEFSERKRRFGGLDD, encoded by the coding sequence ATGAATATTCCCAGACATATAGCTATAATAATGGATGGCAATGGCCGTTGGGCTAACCTCCAGGGGAACAAAAGAGTTTATGGTCATTTTATTGGCTCTACAATCATTGATAAAATTGCAAAAAAAGCCAAAGAATTAAAAATCGAATATTTGACTTTATATACATTTTCTACAGAAAACTGGAAAAGACCGCAAAGTGAAGTTAATTTTTTAATGAAATTGCTTGGTATACAGATAAGAAAAAAATCAGATTTTATGATGAAGGAAAATATAAAATTTAACTGTATTGGAGATATCACAAAATTACCTCAAAAGCAACAGGAAGCTATATTAAACCTTCAAGAAAAAACAAAAAACAATTCTGATTTAACGATAAATTTTGCAATAAATTACGGATCTTATATGGAAATCATAAGAGCCTGTAAAAACATATGTATGGATTTTAGTTTGAATAAACTTAATTGTGATAATATTGATGAAAATATATTTGAACAATACCTATATACTAAAGATATACCAGATGTTGATTTGTTAATTAGAACTGGTGGTGAAAAAAGGATAAGTAATTTCTTACTATGGCAAATTGCATATGCGGAAATTATTTTTTTAGATAAATACTGGCCAGAATTTAATGAAGATGATTTAGAGTATTGCATAAAAGAATTTTCAGAAAGAAAAAGACGATTTGGTGGACTTGATGATTAA